In Thalassococcus sp. S3, the sequence CTCGGCCACGTAATAGGTCCCACATCCCATCAGCTCCGGTTGAGCCCGGCTGATGCGCGGCAGGGCGGTAACCAGAACGGAAGGCGGGTAGTCCGCTTTCAGCAATTTCGGATAAACCCGCGCCAGCAGAGCATCCACGGCAGCCATATCCGCTTGGGTAGACGGTCTGACCTGAAATTGCATACTTCTCCTCCACAAAAGAAAAAGGCCACGCGCTTGCGTGGCCCCTCATTCCTGGTCGGTCGTGTCAGGCTTACTTGATCTTGCCTTCCTTGTACTCGACATGCTTCCGGGCCACGGGATCGAACTTCCGTACCACCATCTTCTCGGTCATGGTGCGCGCGTTCTTCTTGGTCACATAGAAATGGCCCGTGCCTGCGGTCGAGTTCAGACGGATCTTGATTGTCGTCGGCTTCGCCATC encodes:
- the rpmG gene encoding 50S ribosomal protein L33; amino-acid sequence: MAKPTTIKIRLNSTAGTGHFYVTKKNARTMTEKMVVRKFDPVARKHVEYKEGKIK